In Alligator mississippiensis isolate rAllMis1 unplaced genomic scaffold, rAllMis1 scaffold_177, whole genome shotgun sequence, the genomic window ggtgatctaaattacccggacatctgctgggaggagcagtcagccaggtcggaccattccaggaggttcttggctaagatacaggacctccacttaacccaggaggtgcacagtcccaccagaggaaatgccctgttggacctggtcctggccacaggcgatgacctggtaagggggctccaggtccttgaccacctgcgtgatagcgatcattgcttgctggaattcatcatccagcgcgtggtgacaagggcctgcagcaaggcagtagccctagacttcaagagggccaacttcaaggagttgaggagattggtgggagaggcgctggggttctcgagggcaggggaactcagtgcccaagatgagtggtcattccttaaggagacgatactcagggcccaaggggtgacaatgccaacaagaagcaaggagggcaagagtgcccaaaagcctccctggctcaccgaggacatccgggaatgcctggttgccaaaaaggcggcgtacacccagtggaagggggggcgatctccaaagaagagtatacctccactgctcgggcctgtagggggctgttaggaaatcTAAGGCAGAcacagagctaggactagcgtccaagatcaaagataataaaaagtcctttttcaaatatatagggaggatgaagaaggcgccgggaaatgtggggcccctgcaagatacgctgggcaatctggtggttgcgccagaggagaaagcagacctctttaacaaattctccacctctgttttcttgtgcagggatcgggactcccccaccgtgattcaagatggacttgaggggaacgcctccagacctaaggttgaggaggaccgggttagagtgctactggaggggctggacgtgttcaaatcagcaggtccagatgctctgcactccagggtgttgaggaagctagcaggggttattgcagggcccttggcatggctttacgagcgctcgtggtgcttgggccaggtgccagatgattggaagatagccaatgcggtccccatctttaaaaaagggaggagggaggacccgggcaactataggtccgtcagtcttacctcaatcctggggaaactctgagaagatcatcaaggagcagatctgtgatgggccagcatcggggatgatgctcaagggcaaccagcacggtttcattaggggcaggtcatgtcagaccaacctgactgccttttacgatcaggtcacaagagcattggatgcaggtgtcgccgtggatgtagtctttctggacttcagcaaggcctttgacactgtcaaccaccccatcctcattaaaaaactaggcgactgtggcatcgatgcctacacagtcagatgggttgcaaattggctgaagggtcatactcggAGGGTgttggtggacaggtcatatttgacctggggggaagtgggcagcggagtcccccagggctcgggtcttaggcccacactgttcaatttctttatcagcgatttggatgacggggtgaaaatcAACCTGTTCAAATTTCCTGATGATagcaaaatatggggtgaagtgggcatgtcagcagggaggggaaagactgcagaaagacctggatagggtgcaggggtgggctaacaaaaacaagatgcatttcaatactgacaagtgcagggtgctgcacttgggcaggagtaaccagcagcacacttataagatgggaaattcCCTtgttgagagcacggaggcagaaagggatcttgaagtcatcattgactccaagatgaacatgggccaacaatatgaggtcacggtcggcagggctaaccggaccttatcgtgcatccacaggtgcatctcaagtagggccaaggaggtgatcctccccctctacgcgacactggtcagcccgcagctggagtactgtgtccagttctgggcaccccacttcaagagggatgtggacaacattgagagggtccagaggagggccacccacatgatccagggacagcagggcagaccctataatgagaggctatgggacctgaatctgttcagccttcacaagagaaggctgaggggggacctggtgaccgtttataaactcactaggggggaccagaagagtttgagggagaccttgtttcccctagcgccccccaggataacaaggaataacggccacaagttgttggagagtaggtttagattagacatccgtaagaactacttcacagttagggcaaataggatctggaaccaacttccaagggaagtggtgctggctcctaccctggtggtctttaagaagcgactcgatgcctacctggctggggtcatttgagcccagttttcttcccgcccaggcaggggggggcagacttgaagatctacaaggtcccttcc contains:
- the LOC132247417 gene encoding uncharacterized protein LOC132247417 — translated: MIAKYGVKWACQQGGERLQKDLDRVQGWANKNKMHFNTDKCRVLHLGRSNQQHTYKMGNSLVESTEAERDLEVIIDSKMNMGQQYEVTVGRANRTLSCIHRCISSRAKEVILPLYATLVSPQLEYCVQFWAPHFKRDVDNIERVQRRATHMIQGQQGRPYNERLWDLNLFSLHKRRLRGDLVTVYKLTRGDQKSLRETLFPLAPPRITRNNGHKLLESRFRLDIRKNYFTVRANRIWNQLPREVVLAPTLVVFKKRLDAYLAGVI